CAATCTCACTATTAGCCGAAAATGGTTGTTGAGGGTTTGTTGATGCCCAAGGAATAACTACAGCGTAGGCAATTTCAGGATTTTCATAAGGGGCAAAACCAACATGTGTATACGTAAGTGTATATGTACCCCAATTTTCTCTCAAATCCCCGTAATATATTACCTCTGCTGTTCCTGTTTTCCCTGCCGCTGTATATGGTGCATTTGCAAAGTGTCTTTTAGCTGTACCATTTGTACCTGTATAGACACGACGAAGCCCTTGTTTTACATAGTTAATTTCATCTGATGAATTATCAATACGATTTAAAATTGTTGGTCCAACCTCTGTTACTAATTGACCAAGCTCCTGTCCATCTTTTGATGGCTGACGCACTTCTTTCACTATATGCGGCTGAATTCGATAGCCACCATTAGCAACGGTTGAAATATATTGTGCTAATTGTAAAGGTGTATACGTATCGTACTGTCCGATTGCTAAGTCAAGTAACTTCCCTCCATAGGTTGGACCAGAAGGACCTTGAACACCGCTAAATTCATTTGGTAAATCGACCCCTGTTTTTACCCCTAACCCGAACTGTGCATAGGAATTACGCATTTTTTGGAAAGTATCGTCCTTTAAACGTAGAGGCATTCCATAGCTATAAGGTGTTTTATTAATGAGTAGAGCAGTTTTAAACATAAATACGTTAGAAGATTGCTCTAAGGCTCTTAAACCATCCATCTGGATATAGCCATATGGGTTAAAAATAGATTTTTTTGGCCTAGTACCCAATAACGTGATGGGTTCATCACCTAATACAGTCCGTGTTGTAATTGCTCCTAAATTGTACCCCGTTAGTAATGTTGCTGCCTTAACTGCAGAACCTGCCTCATAAGCTGTTGTAAAGTTACCATATGAATAATCAACGACTACATTTTTTCCTGTCTCTGAATCTTTTTCAATCTTCTTACCAACCATTGATAATATGTCTCCAGTATTTGGATCCATCATAACTAAAAATGCACGATCTAATAATTTTGAACCGGAACGTGCTTTTAAATTAAGTAATTCTTCTTCGACAATTTTCTCTGTTGCAGCAGTTAATTCACTATCTAATGATAAGACCAAATCTTTACCAGGCTCACCTTCATAGGTTGTCACGGTATCGACTACCTGCCCTTTTCTATTCGTAATATTTTTAACAACTGCTTTTTGCCCTTGTAGTAAATCTTCATATTGTGCTTCAATATAACTTTCACCAACGCGGTCATTACGTGAATAATCACGAGCTAAATAGTAATTCAGCTTTTCCTTTGGAATCCCTTTCGCCGGGACAGTTGTTCGCCCTAAAATAGAAAGAGATGATAATTTCACACGCTTCCAATCTGTTGTTGTGTTGACGCCTGGCATCTCTGTTAAGCGTTCTGATACACGTGCAAATTCATCTGCCGATACATTTTCACTTTTAATAATTTGAGGTGATAAATTATAGCCAGAAGCCATCTCTCGATAGATTGCTAGTATTTCTAAATCTGCATCTGTCAATTGTAAAAGCTCTTCATTTGTAATACGTTCACGCACTAGTTTATCAATCTCTGCGTTGATTTGGCTTGTTGTAATATCTTTTTTTTGTCGAATTTTGTCTTCTTCAGCCTTTGTCACTTTTTTATAGGCAGCATCATGGTTTTTAAGTATCCAAAAATCCTGCTTATCGCGCAATGTCACACGATTTGTAGGCTGTTCAATTAATTGTGCTAGCTTTTCAGCGATTTTTAGCATTTCCTCTGTTTTCGTTGTTTGCATTTTCGTATAGGTAATAGCATTTTCAGGGTGATTATCGACTAAAATACGCCCGTAACGATCATACATGCGGCCCCTTGGTACACTTGTATTAACAGGGACTTCCTCTGTACTCTCTAAAAATTTTACATACTCTTCCCCTTTCACGATTTGCATATAACCGAGTCTAAAAATTAACATTGAAAATACGATAAATATAGCAAAGAAAAGGACATTCATACGAAATGTTAAATTAGAATGATGTTTTGCTTTAACACTCGCCGCGCGATTTTTCCTTGGTGCTTTGCGCAATATGTATTCCCCTCCTTATCTTAATACATTTTAAATACACGACATCTAGTATACCATTCGAAGGTACGACAGGAAAGCATGCACTTGATATTTCATGTTTGAAAACATCATTTATTTGACGGCATATTGAAGTGAAAGGTTGCTATTCCCAATCAATCATTTAAAGTTTTTCGATTCTATCCATTACTTGGGCTTTTCTATCCATATCATTGTCAGTTCAATCCGTCACTTTTGCATCTCTATCCACCAAAACCATCAAAAAAGGCTATGTCATGGTGAGAATCACCGTTGACATAGCCTTTTATTACTCAATCATTATTTTGCAGCTTGGAATTTTGCTTCCACTACATCCCAGTTCACTACGTTCCAGAATGCACTGATGTAATCTGGACGACGGTTTTGGTAGTTAAGGTAGTAAGCATGCTCCCAAACGTCTAAGCCTAGGATTGGTGTTTTACCTTCCATAACTGGAGAGTCTTGGTTTGGAGTTGATGTAACAGCAACTGAGTCACCATCAACGATTAACCATGCCCAACCTGAACCAAAGCGAGTTGTAGCAGCTTTTGCAAATTCTTCTTTGAATGCATCGAAAGAACCGAATTTAGCGTCAATCGCTTTTGCAACTTCACCAACTGGAGTGTTTGAACCGCCTGGAGCGATTACTTCCCAGAATAATGTATGGTTGGCATGTCCACCACCATTGTTACGTACAGCAGTTTGTTTGTCAGCTGGAAGCGCATCAAGGTTTGCGATTAGATCGTTAATATCTTTCTCTGCAAATTCAGTGCCTTCAACAGCAGCATTTAAATTTGTTACGTACGTATTGTGATGTTTAGAATGGTGAATCTCCATTGTTTTTGCATCGATATGTGGTTCTAATGCGTCATAAGCGTAAGTTAATTGTGGTAATTCATAAGCCATTGTTAAGTTCCTCCCTAAAATAAAGAAATAATTAGTACATTCATAGATTATCAAAATTGGTCAAACCATTCAATGAAAAATACTTCAAATTGAAGATTTCAGCCTTTTGACTGAAAACCAATACGTTTACTATCCTACCCTTTTTTTCATATAACTAAACACATAATATGAAAAAATCAGATAGCGATAAAGAACACAATAATCATAACAATTTGGATAACCGCTTTTGCTACTGTCGAAGTTAAAAAACCTACAAGCGAACCAACACCACTTTTAACGGCCTCACCGAATGGGCGACGCTCCACAAGTAGCTCAGCAATTACTGCTCCTAAAAACGGTCCTATTAGTATTCCTGCAACAGGGATAACGAACGGTCCTATTAATAAACCAATGGTACTACCCCACATCCCTGCATTTGTACCACCGAACTTTTTTATACCGAAGGCGTTTGCTACTGTATCTGCACCAAATAACAGCACAACAAATAAAATCTCAATTGCCCAGAACAACCAATTTAAATCGGCAAAAGAGAAAAATAATCCATAGACTATAAAGCCGCCAAGTAAAAAAATAACCCCTGGAATGATGGGGTACACCAAACCAATAAATGAAATGATAAAGCAGGCAATCACTAATATCCAGCCAACAATTTCCACCTAAATTCGCTCCTTTTGCTTTGTGCATTGCCTATCATACGTACAAGCAAAACCTAAAGTTTCAATTTCTTAATGTCGAATCCCTAAAATAGAATCGGCTATATTTACAGCATGGTCACCAATACGCTCTAAGTTGCTAACAATATCAGTATAAACAATCCCTGCAGCACCACTGCACTCATTTGCGTTTAAGCGTGCAATATGCTTTTGTCGTAGCTTATCCTCCATATCATCAATCAGACTTTCCAGCTCTGTTACTTCCTGTGCTAAGCTTAAACTTGCAGTATCCAGTGCCTCTATGCTCTTGCGTACCGCTTCAATTGCCAGGCTAAACATGCCAATCAAATCTTGGCGTGCTGACTTACTTAAGCTTACCTCATGGTGATCCTTATATTGTAAAAGCTCTAAAATATTTTCAAAATGATCCCCAATGCGTTCAATGTCGCGTACATTTGTTAGCAATGTGTGGTGTCTTACTGAGTCTGCACGAGAAAGGGGTTGCTTAGACACCATCACTAAATAATCTGTGATTTCCTTGTCTAAATGATTCAGTACTGCCTCTAGCTGCAAAACAGTTGGAATATGGACAGCTTCACCTGTTTTCATATATAAGAATGTTTCTTCCAAACCACGTAGTGCATGCTCCCCCATTCGCAGCACTTCCTCTTTTGCTTGCCCAAGTGCAATTGCTGGAGACGAGTCAATAAAGGACGGATCTAAATGCTTCGTTGTTACATCAATATTTTCGTCACGTCCAGGCAATAGCTTTGTCACAAGTGCTGCTAAGCCACCAATAAATGGTACCTGAATAATCATGTTAATTACATTAAAGGAGCCATGTGCAATGGCAATTTGCATCCTCGGCTCTAGATGGAAGAGCTCACTAATCCATTGAACAAATTGCATAAAGGGTGTAAAAAAGATCATGAAAATAACAGTGCCGATAACATTAAACAGCACATGCGCCACAGCTGCACGCTTCGCATAAATAGAAGCTCCTAGCGACGCTAAAACAGCTGTAATCGTTGTCCCAATATTTTCGCCAAATAAAATAGGTAATGCACTTTCCAAGCCAATAAGATGCTCAGCATATAAGCCCTGTAGCACACCGACAGTTGCTGTTGAGCTTTGCACAAGTAATGTAAACACTGTCCCTAAAAAGATGCCAATAACGGGCTGATCTCTTAGATGCAGCGTTAATGATGCAAAATCAGCCAATTGATGAATGGCCTGCATACTTGCGCTCATTAACTCCAAGCCTAAAAATAATCCCCCAAAACCAAATACGATTTGCCCTATATGCTGGTATGTTGCTTTCTTAAAGAAAAATAATAATCCAGCACCTATCGCCAACAGTGGATAAAAATAAAAACCAATATTAATGCCAATAATAAATGCCGTGATGGTCGTGCCAATATTAGCACCCATAATAACACCAATTGCTTGACGTAATGTTAAAAAGCCTGCACTGACAAGCCCGACCGTAATGACTGTTGTTGCAGAGCTTGATTGAATACAAATCGTCACAATTATGCCTACGAGCACACCCATTAATGGATTGGTTGTAAACCGATTCAACCATTCCCGCAGTCGATCATCTGCTGATTTTTGGAGTCCGTCCCCCATAAATTTAATTGAAAATAGGAATACTCCTAACCCACCTAAAAATTGAAACAGTATGTTTTGCCAATCTATCGTCAATTGTATTCGCTCCAATTCTTACATCTCTACTACTCTATTCCTAATCTTTAAATGATAGTGTAGAAAAAGTAAAGAAAACCTTTAACTTCTTTACACAATGTTAACATTTTATCATTCTATTCTCAGCTATTACTGCTTATCTCGTATCTTGTCAAAGTTGAACATGATAGAATAGCGATTGGAGGAGATATGCTATGAACCACTCACAACTATTTATTGACAGCTTAATTCATCCTAAAAAACTAGCTGCCTACCGTTTATTACCTATCGGAAAAGTCATTCAATATACCTTTCTGCTCATAACAATCGTGACGGTTTTCTCGTTTGGTCGCTTTACAGCTGGTATGTCTGTAAATACATTTGATATGACAAGTATAAACGGGTTAACTGAATATATAGAGGGCATTAAATGGCTTTTGTACCCTGTAACATTCATCATGCTTTTCGTTTTTACAACCATGCTTATTTTTGGGCAAATTGCACTCTATGCCTTAGCAGGTCTATTTATCTTAAAAGTGATGAAGCGTCGAGGGGAATACCGTCATATTTGGCGAACAACAACATTTGCCATGACCTGGGCTATTCTTATCAGCATGCTATCAGATTATCTACCGATTAACAGCACAATTATCTCTATTTTTTCCTTACTTTTAACTGTTACTCTATTAACTATTACCTTTACAAAATATCCAAAACAACCAATTGCAAAATAATGTGCATGATTCCCCCCTCTTCTAAATATAGTGTAGAAAAGGAGGGGGTTTTTTGCGTCCATTCGTGTTAACAGCCATTATTATTATTATTGCTTTTGTTGTAAAAGTAGATTTAACTGAGGGATCTTTACAATTCTCTGCATTTTCCTTAAAAAATTCTGATAATGCTCTTTGTGAGAAACAACGAGAACCAAATTATATTACTGTACAAACTATTCAAGGAGATACGATTCACAGCCTCTTTGCACTTCATCCTGCAAAAGTACCCATGACCTTTCCTGAACGCTTGGAGTTATTTTATCAATTGAATCCTCATTTACAATTACAGGCACTTATTCCTGGTGAAAATATAAAGCTTCCATTGTCATTTGAATTTGAAAACAACTGTGGAAAATGAAATGTTAACGTTTCTTCCTTGTCCTTATTTTCTTACACTGCTAAAATAAATGTCAGTGACGGCTGAAAGTATGGCCCGAAAAGGAGAGAAAGTTAATGAGTGAAATTTGTCACCGTTCAAATACACGTCCCGTACGTGTCGGTAACTTAACAATTGGTGGTAGTAATGAATTATTCATTCAAAGTATGTGTACAACAAAAACACATGATGTTGAAGCAACAGTAGCAGAAATACTTCGTCTAGAGGAAGCAGGCTGTCAAATTGTTCGTGTGGCAGTTCCAGACGAGCGTGCAGCGGATGCCATTGCAGAAATAAAAAAACGTATCCATATTCCTCTTGTAGCTGATATTCACTTTGATTATAAATTAGCATTAAAAGCAATTGAAAATGGCATTGATAAAGTACGTATTAATCCAGGTAATATTGGTCGTAAGGAAAAAGTAGAGGCAGTTGTCAATGCAGCTAAAGCAAAAGGAATTCCGATTCGTATCGGTGTTAACGCTGGTTCCTTAGAGCGTCATATTTTAGAAAAATACGGTTATCCAACTGCAGACGGTATGGTTGAATCTGCCCTACACCATATTAAAATATTGGAAGACTTGGATTTCCACGATATTATCGTATCCATGAAGGCATCAGATGTAAATCTTGCAATTGAGGCCTATGAAAAAGCGTCGAAAGCCTTTAATTACCCCCTTCACTTAGGGATTACAGAATCAGGCACACTATTTGCAGGAACTGTAAAATCAGCAGCAGGTTTAGGTGCTATTCTCTCAAAAGGAATCGGTAACACGCTACGTATCTCATTATCTGCTGATCCTGTAGAAGAGGTAAAAGTCGCACGTGAGCTATTAAAATCGTTCGGCTTGGCGTCAAATATGGCAACGCTTATTTCCTGCCCAACATGCGGCCGAATTGAAATAGATTTAATTTCCATTGCTAATGAAGTAGAAGAGTATATTTCTAAATTAAATGTCCCCCTAAAAGTAGCGGTGCTTGGCTGTGCAGTAAACGGTCCTGGTGAAGCACGTGAAGCAGACATTGGTATTGCAGGGGCACGTGGTGAAGGTTTACTATTTATGAAGGGCAAAACTGTTCGAAAAGTCCCTGAAGAAACGATGGTAGAAGAGCTGAAAAAAGAAATTGATAAATTAGCTGCAGAAATGGAAGAAAAGCGAGCAGCTGAAGAAGCAGCAAAAGCAAACGCCTAGGGAGGTGCTAGCATGAAAAAACCTCGCTTTGGTATTGATATTGACGGAACAGTGACATGTCCCAGTACACTCATTCCACATATTAATAAACAATACAATGTAAACATTACGCTTGATGATGTCTGTGAATATGATTTTTTATCCGCATTTCCACATCCTATTGATCGAGGTGTGTTTAATACATGGTTTAAGGAAAATGAGCCTTATATGTATGAGGTATCTGAAGCGGCGAAAGATGCAAAGAGTATTTTAAGTGCTTGGCAAAACGATTTTGAGCTCTACTATATCTCAGCTCGCGGTGAAAATCTTGTAGATATTACTGTTAATTGGTTTAAAACTCAAGCTATTCCGTATGATCATATCGAGCTTCTGGGCAGCCATGATAAACTAGCAGCAGCAAAAAAACATGCTGTAGATGCGTTCTTTGAGGATAAGCACGATAATGCTGTTATGCTAGCGGAGGAGCTAAAAATACCCGTAGTGTTATTTGACACACCTTATAACCGTCTTGCTGTTCCTGACAATGTTGTGCGGGTCTATAACTGGCAAGAAGCTAATCAATTTATTACGCAATTTTTTAAATAAACAAGAGAGCTGTTCGTAAGGTCAAATGAAAACTTAACCTTACCAACAGCTCTCCCTTTTTTTAATATTGAAATTTAGCCAATGCTATACGCAGAGTGTCAGCTATAGCTGCCAATTGCTGTGCCTTGCTATTTGATGTCATGTATTGTTCCATTGTTGCCAATAGCTCCTCTGTTCCTGCCGAGGATTGCTGGCTCACGGCTGTCATATATTCTACTTCCTGCACAACCTCCAGCGCCTCCTTTTAAATCACACTGGAAGCGGCTGTCACATTATCGATTTGTATGAATCCACAATATGCTGTAAAAATCGCATCCAGTACCTGTATATTGGCATCGATATATTGTAGGTTGGTTTGCACAGCTAGTACAACGCCTTGCATTGCACTAGCCGCTTCCCTAACAACTATTTCGATAATCGTGTCAATTTGGCTTGTTGATTTGGTGGATACTTATGCGAGCTTGCGTACTTCCTCTGCCACAATAGAAAAGCCCTTGCCATGCTCACCTGCATGTGCCGCTTCGATTGCTTCATTGAGCGCCAGTAAATCTGTTTAGCCCAAAATCATATAAATGACCTGCAAAATACGATTAATTTCTGTCGATTGATCATTGAGCTATTGCACAATCATAGCTGTTAATGTGCAAGCTCACCAATTTCAATTAAAAGAGGGGTAGCTCACTATACTTCAAGTATTCCACGTAACCAACGCTCAACAAAATTTTCAAAGGTAATCCCATAATTTTCATAGACAGCGTGATACACAAAATATGTTCCTAATCGATCCAGTAATTCATCATTAATCTTCATCCCAAATCGCTCCCTTTCATTTCTGAGTTTACTAAATTTTCAGATACCAAAAATTCCAATTGCTTGAACATTCAAGTGGAGGTCGTATCGTTGCAAAACCGTCACAATCTGCCGCCATCATGCCCTTTCTTCGTATTTTTCTTTTCGATAATATAGTAGTAACAACTTGCAAAACTGGGGGGACTACTTGTGAGATGGATAACAAAATTAGCATGTGTAGCATGTTTAGGTGCATTACTAGTCGGCTGTGGGGAACGACTGTCTGAAATTAAAGGTGCAGTTTCAGGCATTAATTCTGCAGCTGATTCCGCAGCGAGTGCCGTTGGTCGTGATGTACATGCTATACGTGCCATTACCATTAACTATAAAAACACAACTTTTACGGTTAATGACCTATTTAAATCTATTTTACGTGACATACGCTGGGATTATGACCCTGACAAAAA
This genomic stretch from Lysinibacillus pakistanensis harbors:
- a CDS encoding peptidoglycan D,D-transpeptidase FtsI family protein: MRKAPRKNRAASVKAKHHSNLTFRMNVLFFAIFIVFSMLIFRLGYMQIVKGEEYVKFLESTEEVPVNTSVPRGRMYDRYGRILVDNHPENAITYTKMQTTKTEEMLKIAEKLAQLIEQPTNRVTLRDKQDFWILKNHDAAYKKVTKAEEDKIRQKKDITTSQINAEIDKLVRERITNEELLQLTDADLEILAIYREMASGYNLSPQIIKSENVSADEFARVSERLTEMPGVNTTTDWKRVKLSSLSILGRTTVPAKGIPKEKLNYYLARDYSRNDRVGESYIEAQYEDLLQGQKAVVKNITNRKGQVVDTVTTYEGEPGKDLVLSLDSELTAATEKIVEEELLNLKARSGSKLLDRAFLVMMDPNTGDILSMVGKKIEKDSETGKNVVVDYSYGNFTTAYEAGSAVKAATLLTGYNLGAITTRTVLGDEPITLLGTRPKKSIFNPYGYIQMDGLRALEQSSNVFMFKTALLINKTPYSYGMPLRLKDDTFQKMRNSYAQFGLGVKTGVDLPNEFSGVQGPSGPTYGGKLLDLAIGQYDTYTPLQLAQYISTVANGGYRIQPHIVKEVRQPSKDGQELGQLVTEVGPTILNRIDNSSDEINYVKQGLRRVYTGTNGTAKRHFANAPYTAAGKTGTAEVIYYGDLRENWGTYTLTYTHVGFAPYENPEIAYAVVIPWASTNPQQPFSANSEIARKALDKYYELKEKYKTEKVTDSDVTQPILPAVTKDKIGEDEQQ
- a CDS encoding superoxide dismutase, whose protein sequence is MAYELPQLTYAYDALEPHIDAKTMEIHHSKHHNTYVTNLNAAVEGTEFAEKDINDLIANLDALPADKQTAVRNNGGGHANHTLFWEVIAPGGSNTPVGEVAKAIDAKFGSFDAFKEEFAKAATTRFGSGWAWLIVDGDSVAVTSTPNQDSPVMEGKTPILGLDVWEHAYYLNYQNRRPDYISAFWNVVNWDVVEAKFQAAK
- a CDS encoding DUF456 domain-containing protein, with amino-acid sequence MEIVGWILVIACFIISFIGLVYPIIPGVIFLLGGFIVYGLFFSFADLNWLFWAIEILFVVLLFGADTVANAFGIKKFGGTNAGMWGSTIGLLIGPFVIPVAGILIGPFLGAVIAELLVERRPFGEAVKSGVGSLVGFLTSTVAKAVIQIVMIIVFFIAI
- a CDS encoding Na/Pi cotransporter family protein; protein product: MTIDWQNILFQFLGGLGVFLFSIKFMGDGLQKSADDRLREWLNRFTTNPLMGVLVGIIVTICIQSSSATTVITVGLVSAGFLTLRQAIGVIMGANIGTTITAFIIGINIGFYFYPLLAIGAGLLFFFKKATYQHIGQIVFGFGGLFLGLELMSASMQAIHQLADFASLTLHLRDQPVIGIFLGTVFTLLVQSSTATVGVLQGLYAEHLIGLESALPILFGENIGTTITAVLASLGASIYAKRAAVAHVLFNVIGTVIFMIFFTPFMQFVQWISELFHLEPRMQIAIAHGSFNVINMIIQVPFIGGLAALVTKLLPGRDENIDVTTKHLDPSFIDSSPAIALGQAKEEVLRMGEHALRGLEETFLYMKTGEAVHIPTVLQLEAVLNHLDKEITDYLVMVSKQPLSRADSVRHHTLLTNVRDIERIGDHFENILELLQYKDHHEVSLSKSARQDLIGMFSLAIEAVRKSIEALDTASLSLAQEVTELESLIDDMEDKLRQKHIARLNANECSGAAGIVYTDIVSNLERIGDHAVNIADSILGIRH
- a CDS encoding DUF1189 family protein, producing MNHSQLFIDSLIHPKKLAAYRLLPIGKVIQYTFLLITIVTVFSFGRFTAGMSVNTFDMTSINGLTEYIEGIKWLLYPVTFIMLFVFTTMLIFGQIALYALAGLFILKVMKRRGEYRHIWRTTTFAMTWAILISMLSDYLPINSTIISIFSLLLTVTLLTITFTKYPKQPIAK
- the ispG gene encoding flavodoxin-dependent (E)-4-hydroxy-3-methylbut-2-enyl-diphosphate synthase — translated: MSEICHRSNTRPVRVGNLTIGGSNELFIQSMCTTKTHDVEATVAEILRLEEAGCQIVRVAVPDERAADAIAEIKKRIHIPLVADIHFDYKLALKAIENGIDKVRINPGNIGRKEKVEAVVNAAKAKGIPIRIGVNAGSLERHILEKYGYPTADGMVESALHHIKILEDLDFHDIIVSMKASDVNLAIEAYEKASKAFNYPLHLGITESGTLFAGTVKSAAGLGAILSKGIGNTLRISLSADPVEEVKVARELLKSFGLASNMATLISCPTCGRIEIDLISIANEVEEYISKLNVPLKVAVLGCAVNGPGEAREADIGIAGARGEGLLFMKGKTVRKVPEETMVEELKKEIDKLAAEMEEKRAAEEAAKANA
- a CDS encoding 5' nucleotidase, NT5C type → MKKPRFGIDIDGTVTCPSTLIPHINKQYNVNITLDDVCEYDFLSAFPHPIDRGVFNTWFKENEPYMYEVSEAAKDAKSILSAWQNDFELYYISARGENLVDITVNWFKTQAIPYDHIELLGSHDKLAAAKKHAVDAFFEDKHDNAVMLAEELKIPVVLFDTPYNRLAVPDNVVRVYNWQEANQFITQFFK